The genomic DNA TAAATCGGTCAGCTCTTTAGCGTTGATGGGCTTAATTGATTTCCCCGGTAAAGTATCTGCCGATTCTCTGTCGTTTGAAGGCACTGAACTTCTGAGCTTAAAAGACAAAGCTCGCCGAAAGATTACGGGCGATGATATCGCAATGATCTTCCAAGACCCAATGACCGCTTTAAACCCGTGCTTTACGGTTGGTGATCAAATCATGGAAGCCATAAAGGTTCACCAAGGCGGTAGTAAAAAAGAGCGTAAGCACAAAGCTATTGAATTACTTAAAAAGGTGGGCATCCCAGCGCCCGAAGATCGCCTAAAAACATACCCGCATCAGTTATCTGGCGGCATGAGCCAACGTATAATGATTGCCATGGCCATTGCTTGCGACCCCAAGCTATTGATTGCAGATGAACCGACGACCGCTCTCGATGTAACCATTCAAGCGCAGATTATTGATTTACTTTTAGATCTTCAGCGCGAGAAAAACATGGGGCTTATTTTAATTACGCATGACCTTGCTTTGGTGGCTGAATCGGCTGATCGCGTTGTTGTGATGTATGCCGGCCAAGTGGTTGAAATGGGTAATGCGGCTGAAATTTTTAAAAATCCTAAGCACCCTTATACCGAAGCATTGATGAAGTCTTTACCGGAATCATCACAAGGCCGAGCGCGGCTAGACGCACTCGGTGGTGTAGTGCCTGGCGCAAACGATCGTCCAAATGGCTGCCTGTTGAACCCGCGC from Reinekea marina includes the following:
- the dppD gene encoding dipeptide ABC transporter ATP-binding protein, translated to MSLLSVKNLSVTFGTNENPFRAVDRLNYEVNAGEVLGIVGESGSGKSVSSLALMGLIDFPGKVSADSLSFEGTELLSLKDKARRKITGDDIAMIFQDPMTALNPCFTVGDQIMEAIKVHQGGSKKERKHKAIELLKKVGIPAPEDRLKTYPHQLSGGMSQRIMIAMAIACDPKLLIADEPTTALDVTIQAQIIDLLLDLQREKNMGLILITHDLALVAESADRVVVMYAGQVVEMGNAAEIFKNPKHPYTEALMKSLPESSQGRARLDALGGVVPGANDRPNGCLLNPRCPYATDQCRTEEPELITTNDHAVRCFMPLPHSKDAA